In one window of Nocardiopsis aegyptia DNA:
- a CDS encoding glycosyltransferase, translated as MIRAVLDTALRSRAAGTVLVAHSGPGTARPAARAAERSAGQALDLDGNGWDAAPRAGREVALVVLIAATPADLRRVVPDTGTLRAAEAVIAVLRASPQAGRSLPSPPAAGWTDLIDMRVCRSPDGACAYAFSFTDPVEVSEVVGAVARGMASGRGETVATVSEVSADAHRRAVADTAWRRLSAPGSAEGGTGFARPSVADVPAVDERVVNPIGFTRASKPRRGRLVSRGGRWVLEVGRSVRWRVPEDGAVSDVAVARLRDLRSVEVEWGRHSGPLAAAHTVAGLAAAGIPLFAGAAPRWAGGLGGELHGLLRSVRGADLEDELAREEHSIRLRRAALRVHGAVARWRGSVAGALAEPVVSVVLCTRRPEMVGFALRQVARQRGVEVELVLALHGFGLDTPRVRADVAAFRDAGHAAVVFEAGPDAVFGSVLNGAIARASGSLVAKMDDDDWYGPDHLADLVLARRYSGADLVGCATEYHHLEGPDLTVRRLVHSERFADHVTGAALLTDRTVLEEFGGFRPWRSGVDAGLLDDVARAGGSVYRTHGLGCVVRRRTDGHTWRESAGYFLKDPQRHWPGWRPSALLESDPGDAPDGARATTTQGSER; from the coding sequence GTGATCCGCGCGGTGCTCGACACGGCGCTGCGGTCCCGCGCGGCCGGGACCGTACTGGTCGCCCACAGCGGTCCGGGCACCGCCCGACCGGCCGCGCGCGCCGCTGAGCGGTCGGCGGGCCAGGCTCTGGACCTCGACGGGAACGGGTGGGACGCCGCTCCGCGGGCGGGACGCGAGGTCGCACTCGTGGTGCTCATCGCCGCCACACCGGCGGATCTGCGCCGGGTCGTACCCGACACCGGAACCCTCAGGGCCGCGGAGGCCGTGATCGCCGTCCTCCGCGCCTCTCCCCAGGCGGGGCGGTCCCTGCCGTCGCCGCCGGCGGCGGGGTGGACCGACCTCATCGACATGCGGGTGTGCCGGTCGCCGGACGGGGCGTGCGCGTACGCGTTCTCCTTCACGGACCCGGTGGAGGTGTCGGAGGTCGTGGGTGCGGTGGCCCGCGGCATGGCGAGTGGCCGCGGGGAGACGGTGGCGACGGTGTCGGAGGTCTCGGCGGACGCCCACCGGCGGGCGGTGGCGGACACCGCCTGGCGCCGCCTGAGCGCACCGGGGTCGGCGGAGGGCGGTACCGGCTTCGCCCGGCCGTCCGTCGCGGACGTGCCGGCGGTGGACGAGCGGGTGGTCAATCCGATCGGTTTCACGCGTGCGTCGAAGCCCAGGAGGGGGCGGTTGGTCTCGCGGGGCGGCCGGTGGGTGCTGGAGGTCGGCCGGTCGGTCCGGTGGCGGGTGCCGGAGGACGGGGCCGTGAGCGACGTGGCCGTGGCCCGGCTGCGGGACCTGCGCTCCGTGGAGGTCGAGTGGGGCCGCCACAGCGGCCCGCTGGCCGCCGCCCACACGGTCGCGGGCCTCGCCGCGGCCGGGATCCCGCTGTTCGCCGGCGCCGCGCCGCGCTGGGCGGGCGGTCTGGGCGGCGAGCTGCACGGACTGCTCAGGTCGGTGCGCGGTGCCGACCTGGAGGACGAGCTGGCGCGGGAGGAGCACAGTATCCGGTTGCGGCGGGCGGCGTTGCGGGTGCACGGGGCCGTGGCCCGGTGGCGTGGGTCGGTGGCCGGTGCTCTGGCCGAGCCGGTGGTGTCGGTGGTGTTGTGCACGCGCCGGCCGGAGATGGTCGGTTTCGCGTTGCGGCAGGTGGCGCGCCAGCGCGGGGTCGAGGTGGAACTCGTCCTCGCCCTGCACGGGTTCGGCCTGGACACGCCCAGGGTGCGCGCCGACGTCGCGGCCTTCCGGGACGCGGGGCACGCGGCCGTCGTGTTCGAGGCGGGGCCGGACGCGGTGTTCGGCTCGGTGCTGAACGGGGCGATCGCGCGGGCGAGCGGGTCGCTGGTGGCGAAGATGGACGACGACGACTGGTACGGGCCCGACCACCTGGCCGACCTGGTGCTGGCCCGCCGCTACTCCGGAGCCGACCTCGTCGGCTGCGCGACGGAGTACCACCACCTGGAGGGGCCGGACCTGACCGTGCGGCGGCTGGTCCACTCGGAACGGTTCGCCGACCACGTGACCGGCGCCGCGCTGCTGACCGACCGCACGGTCCTGGAGGAGTTCGGCGGGTTCCGGCCCTGGCGGTCGGGCGTCGACGCGGGCCTCCTCGACGACGTGGCGCGCGCCGGCGGGTCCGTGTACCGGACGCACGGCCTGGGCTGTGTCGTCCGCCGTCGCACGGACGGCCACACGTGGCGGGAGTCCGCCGGCTACTTCCTGAAGGACCCCCAGCGCCACTGGCCCGGGTGGCGCCCCAGCGCCCTGCTGGAATCCGACCCGGGCGACGCGCCGGACGGGGCCCGGGCCACGACGACACAGGGGAGCGAGCGATGA
- a CDS encoding glycosyltransferase has protein sequence MTDGDLAHALRHRGPGRLLACHAGPLSGADLRRAGLGPDTEVVDLGGSARSAVEGPAVHVALVADSTADLRAAVALAEGLPPAADVTVVVRAAAPHIGPPCPVPPGSGRWEVIDARVRRLPGGGWSCSLSFADPVEVSEVAAAVARGMLGGRRGTVARTPGSGTDTGSGHGTVPMPGTGPVPATGPVPGSGTRTGVVGPSWAGLGRPGALAGAGGRAPVRLSVADVPAVDERVVNPIGFTRESKPRRGRLVSRGGRWVLEVGRSVRWRVPEDGAVTDAVVARLRDLRVVEVEWGRHSGPLAAVRAVAGLAAAGIPLVSGAVPRWAACLGAEVSRIITSVDAPALADPQLREEHSIRLRRAALRVHGAVARWRGSVSGALAEPVVSVVLCTRRPEMVGFALRQVARQRGVDVEVVLALHGFGSDALGVREALAGFRASGWDLVVWECDPGTVFGSVLNGAIARASGSLVAKMDDDDWYGPDHLADLVLARRYSGADLVGSIASFVYLEPLDLTVRLPGPTECVFERVAGGTLLTDRRALEEVGGFRALPTSEDSRLLADLRRVGARVHRGHGCNYVLRRTSSGHTWSVGSGYFLRHGNGGRRPGWRPSALLEPHLADAPATRTAEPWSVPDAAGPGRPETAARLLAAGTAP, from the coding sequence GTGACCGACGGGGACCTCGCGCACGCCCTGCGGCACCGCGGACCGGGACGCCTCCTGGCCTGCCACGCCGGCCCGCTGTCCGGGGCCGACCTGCGGCGGGCCGGGCTCGGACCGGACACCGAGGTGGTCGATCTGGGCGGGTCCGCGCGGAGCGCCGTCGAGGGGCCCGCGGTCCACGTCGCCCTCGTCGCCGACTCCACGGCCGATCTGCGCGCGGCCGTGGCCCTGGCCGAAGGCCTCCCGCCGGCAGCCGACGTCACGGTCGTGGTCAGGGCCGCCGCGCCGCACATCGGACCGCCGTGCCCGGTGCCGCCGGGGTCGGGACGGTGGGAGGTCATCGACGCGCGGGTGCGCCGCCTGCCGGGCGGGGGGTGGTCGTGCTCGCTCTCGTTCGCCGACCCGGTGGAGGTGTCGGAGGTGGCGGCGGCGGTGGCCCGGGGGATGCTGGGCGGTCGCCGCGGCACGGTCGCGCGCACGCCGGGGAGCGGCACCGACACGGGATCGGGGCACGGCACGGTACCGATGCCCGGCACGGGGCCGGTGCCCGCCACGGGGCCAGTGCCCGGCAGCGGTACCCGCACCGGCGTCGTCGGGCCGTCCTGGGCGGGCCTGGGCCGTCCCGGCGCGCTGGCCGGTGCCGGAGGGCGCGCCCCCGTCCGGCTGTCCGTGGCGGACGTGCCGGCGGTGGACGAGCGGGTGGTGAACCCCATCGGCTTCACCCGGGAGTCCAAGCCCAGGAGGGGGCGGTTGGTCTCGCGGGGCGGCCGGTGGGTGCTGGAGGTGGGCCGGTCGGTCCGGTGGCGGGTGCCGGAGGACGGCGCGGTGACGGACGCGGTGGTGGCGCGTCTGCGCGACCTGCGCGTCGTGGAGGTCGAGTGGGGCCGCCACAGCGGACCCCTGGCCGCCGTGCGGGCCGTCGCCGGCCTCGCGGCGGCGGGGATCCCCCTGGTGAGCGGAGCCGTGCCCCGGTGGGCGGCCTGCCTCGGCGCGGAGGTGTCGCGGATCATCACCTCCGTCGACGCCCCGGCCCTGGCCGACCCGCAACTGCGGGAGGAGCACAGTATTCGGCTGCGGCGCGCGGCGCTGCGGGTGCACGGGGCCGTGGCCCGGTGGCGTGGGTCGGTGTCCGGTGCTCTGGCCGAGCCGGTGGTGTCGGTGGTGTTGTGCACGCGGCGGCCGGAGATGGTCGGTTTCGCGTTGCGGCAGGTGGCGCGCCAGCGCGGGGTGGACGTGGAGGTGGTGCTGGCCCTGCACGGGTTCGGCTCGGACGCGCTGGGCGTGCGGGAGGCCCTGGCCGGATTCCGCGCGAGCGGGTGGGACCTGGTGGTGTGGGAGTGCGATCCCGGGACGGTGTTCGGCTCGGTGCTCAACGGGGCGATCGCGCGGGCGAGCGGGTCGCTGGTCGCGAAGATGGACGACGACGACTGGTACGGGCCCGACCACCTGGCCGATCTGGTGCTGGCCCGCCGCTACTCCGGAGCCGACCTCGTGGGATCCATCGCGTCGTTCGTCTACCTCGAACCCCTCGACCTGACCGTGCGCCTGCCCGGTCCCACGGAGTGCGTGTTCGAGCGGGTCGCCGGCGGCACCCTGCTCACCGACCGCCGAGCACTGGAGGAGGTGGGCGGCTTCCGGGCGCTGCCCACGTCAGAGGACTCCCGGCTGCTGGCCGACCTGCGTCGCGTGGGCGCACGCGTCCACCGCGGCCACGGCTGCAACTACGTGCTCCGTCGCACGTCGTCCGGACACACCTGGAGCGTCGGCTCCGGCTACTTCCTCCGCCACGGGAACGGCGGGCGCAGACCCGGGTGGCGGCCCAGCGCTCTGCTGGAGCCCCACCTCGCGGACGCCCCCGCGACCCGGACGGCGGAGCCCTGGAGCGTGCCGGACGCCGCCGGCCCGGGCCGACCGGAGACCGCGGCGCGGCTGCTCGCGGCGGGAACGGCGCCGTGA
- the serA gene encoding phosphoglycerate dehydrogenase, producing the protein MPKPAVLVAEKLSPAGIALLEEDFEVRHVDGADRSQLLPALADVDALIVRSATMVDAEAIAAAGRLQVVARAGVGLDNVDVDAATKAGVLVVNAPTSNIISAAEQAINLLLASARNTAPAHNALINGEWKRSKYTGVELYEKVVGVVGLGRIGALVAQRLSAFGTQVIAYDPFVQPARAAQIGVEMVTLDELLERSDFITIHLPKNKDTLGLIGDEALSKVKPNVRIINAARGGILDEDALYRALKDGRVAGAGIDVFAKEPTTESPLFEFENVVVAPHLGASTTEAQEKAGTQVARSVKLALSGEFVPDAVNVQGTGVAEEIKPGLPLTEKLGRVFTSLAGAVASRIDVEVRGEIAAHDVKVLELAALKGVFSDVVEDTVTFVNAPLLAKERGVEVNLVTSDDHSDWRNLISVRGVLADGQRVSVSGTLTGPRQIEKLVEINNYSMEIGLSEHMVFLSYEDRPGIVGKVGALLGDADVNIAGMQVIRDKEGGKALIALTVDSAVPDEILASISSEIEADISRQVDLED; encoded by the coding sequence GTGCCCAAACCCGCCGTACTCGTAGCGGAAAAGCTCTCGCCCGCCGGAATCGCGCTCCTGGAGGAGGACTTCGAGGTGCGCCATGTGGACGGCGCCGACCGGTCCCAGCTCCTCCCGGCCCTCGCGGACGTCGACGCGCTCATCGTGCGCAGCGCCACCATGGTCGACGCCGAGGCCATCGCCGCCGCGGGCCGCCTCCAGGTCGTCGCCCGCGCGGGCGTCGGCCTGGACAACGTGGACGTCGACGCGGCCACCAAGGCGGGCGTCCTGGTCGTCAACGCCCCCACCTCCAACATCATCAGTGCCGCCGAGCAGGCCATCAACCTGCTGCTGGCCAGTGCGCGCAACACCGCCCCCGCGCACAACGCCCTCATCAACGGTGAGTGGAAGCGGTCCAAGTACACCGGTGTGGAGCTGTACGAGAAGGTCGTCGGCGTGGTCGGCCTCGGCCGGATCGGTGCCCTGGTCGCCCAGCGCCTGTCGGCGTTCGGCACCCAGGTCATCGCCTACGACCCCTTCGTGCAGCCCGCCCGCGCCGCCCAGATCGGCGTCGAGATGGTGACCCTGGACGAACTGCTGGAGCGCAGCGACTTCATCACCATCCACCTGCCCAAGAACAAGGACACGCTGGGCCTCATCGGTGACGAGGCGCTGAGCAAGGTCAAGCCGAACGTGCGGATCATCAACGCCGCGCGCGGCGGGATCCTGGACGAGGACGCGCTCTACCGCGCGCTCAAGGACGGCCGGGTGGCGGGCGCGGGCATCGACGTGTTCGCCAAGGAGCCCACCACGGAGAGCCCGCTCTTCGAGTTCGAGAACGTGGTCGTGGCCCCGCACCTGGGCGCCAGCACCACCGAGGCGCAGGAGAAGGCGGGCACGCAGGTCGCCCGCTCGGTGAAGCTGGCCCTGTCCGGCGAGTTCGTGCCGGACGCGGTGAACGTGCAGGGCACCGGCGTGGCCGAGGAGATCAAGCCGGGCCTGCCGCTGACGGAGAAGCTGGGCCGCGTGTTCACGTCCCTGGCGGGCGCCGTGGCCAGCCGGATCGACGTCGAGGTCCGCGGTGAGATCGCCGCCCACGACGTCAAGGTGCTGGAGCTGGCCGCGCTCAAGGGCGTGTTCAGCGACGTGGTCGAGGACACCGTGACCTTCGTGAACGCCCCGCTGCTGGCCAAGGAGCGCGGCGTCGAGGTCAACCTCGTCACCAGCGACGACCACAGCGACTGGCGCAACCTCATCTCGGTGCGCGGCGTGCTCGCCGACGGGCAGCGGGTGTCGGTCTCCGGCACGCTGACCGGGCCCCGCCAGATCGAGAAGCTGGTCGAGATCAACAACTACTCGATGGAGATCGGCCTCAGCGAGCACATGGTGTTCCTGTCCTACGAGGACCGCCCCGGCATCGTCGGCAAGGTCGGCGCGCTGTTGGGTGACGCGGACGTCAACATCGCGGGCATGCAGGTCATCCGGGACAAGGAGGGCGGCAAGGCGCTGATCGCGCTCACCGTGGACTCCGCCGTGCCCGACGAGATCCTCGCGTCGATCTCCTCCGAGATCGAGGCGGACATCTCGCGCCAGGTCGACCTGGAGGACTAG